A genome region from Hevea brasiliensis isolate MT/VB/25A 57/8 chromosome 7, ASM3005281v1, whole genome shotgun sequence includes the following:
- the LOC110658656 gene encoding calcium-dependent protein kinase SK5, whose product MHFQARKSSLLPNSHTKNKDKHIKTQEPILKPLFLSSPLPMDNSTSTTSSTHTTLSKPKWVLPYRTQNLRDHYTIGKKLGQGQFGTTYLCTHKPSCLNYACKSIPKRKLLCKEDFEDVWREIQIMHHLSEHPNVVRIRGAYEDAYCVHLVMELCEGGELFDRIVKKGHYSEREAAKLIKTIVGVVEACHSLGVMHRDLKPENFLFHSVEEDAALKTTDFGLSVFYKPGETFSDVVGSPYYVAPEVLRKHYGPEADVWSAGIILYILLSGVPPFWAETEIGIFRQILQGKIDFESEPWPSISESAKDLIRKMLDRNPRRRPSAHEVLCHPWIVDDRIAPDKPLDSAVLSRLKQFSAMNKLKKMALRVIAERLSEEEIGGLKELFKMIDTDNSGTITFDELKEGLKRVGSELMECEIKDLMDAADIDNSGTIDYGEFLAATVHLNKLEREENLVSAFAFFDKDGSGYITIDELQQACKEFGLSELHLDEMIKEIDQDNDGQIDYGEFAAMMRKGNGGIGRRTMRSTINLGEAFGLTTNGSKEFD is encoded by the exons ATGCATTTCCAAGCTAGAAAGTCCTCCCTTTTACCCAATTCACATACAAAAAACAAAGACAAGCACATCAAGACCCAAGAGCCAATACTCAAACCTCTTTTCCTCTCTTCCCCTCTGCCAATGGACAATTCGACTTCAACAACTTCTTCCACTCACACAACTTTATCAAAGCCCAAATGGGTTCTTCCCTACCGGACTCAGAACCTCAGGGACCACTATACCATAGGAAAGAAGCTCGGTCAAGGCCAGTTCGGTACCACTTATCTTTGCACCCATAAGCCCTCCTGTCTTAACTATGCCTGCAAATCTATCCCCAAAAGAAAGCTTCTTTGCAAAGAAGACTTTGAAGATGTTTGGAGAGAAATTCAGATAATGCACCACCTATCTGAGCACCCTAATGTGGTGAGGATCAGAGGAGCCTATGAGGATGCCTATTGTGTCCACTTGGTCATGGAGCTATGCGAGGGAGGTGAGCTCTTTGATAGGATAGTCAAGAAAGGTCATTACAGTGAGAGAGAGGCTGCTAAATTGATCAAGACCATTGTTGGGGTTGTGGAGGCTTGTCACTCTCTTGGCGTCATGCATAGAGATCTTAAGCCTGAAAATTTCTTGTTTCATAGTGTTGAGGAAGACGCTGCTCTCAAGACCACTGATTTTGGCCTCTCTGTATTCTATAAGCCAG GTGAGACCTTTTCTGATGTTGTTGGCAGTCCATACTATGTTGCGCCAGAGGTATTGCGTAAGCATTATGGACCTGAAGCAGACGTGTGGAGTGCAGGAATTATTTTGTATATCTTATTATCTGGAGTGCCACCGTTTTGGGCAG AAACTGAAATAGGCATCTTCCGGCAGATATTACAAGGAAAAATAGATTTTGAGTCTGAACCATGGCCTAGCATTTCAGAAAGTGCCAAGGATCTCATAAGAAAAATGCTTGACCGGAATCCTAGGAGAAGGCCATCAGCTCATGAAGTGTTAT GCCATCCATGGATTGTAGATGACAGAATTGCCCCAGATAAGCCCCTTGATTCTGCTGTTTTATCCCGCCTGAAGCAATTCTCTGCAATGAACAAACTTAAGAAGATGGCTTTGCGA GTTATAGCAGAGAGGCTTTCAGAAGAAGAGATTGGCGGATTGAAAGAGCTCTTCAAAATGATAGATACAGACAACAGTGGAACAATaacttttgatgagttgaaggaaGGCTTAAAGCGAGTAGGCTCTGAACTTATGGAGTGTGAGATAAAGGATTTGATGGATGCA GCTGATATTGACAACAGTGGTACAATTGACTATGGTGAATTTCTTGCTGCCACTGTACACCTGAATAAGTTGGAAAGAGAGGAGAATTTGGTGTCTGCTTTCGCATTCTTTGACAAAGATGGTAGTGGTTATATCACAATTGATGAGCTTCAACAAGCCTGCAAAGAGTTTGGCTTAAGTGAGCTCCACCTCGATGAAATGATAAAAGAAATCGATCAAGATAAT GATGGACAAATAGATTATGGGGAATTTGCTGCGATGATGAGGAAGGGCAACGGAGGAATTGGTAGGAGAACCATGAGAAGCACGATCAATTTGGGAGAAGCTTTTGGACTGACAACCAATGGTTCGAAGGAATTTGATTGA